TGACAGCGGTTGGTCGGCTTGAACGGAACGTCCACGCGGGCCACCCCTCAAGAGGAtgggcttctccttgaagTCATTCTTGATAGAGATGTTCTTCTCTCGTTGAAGAAATAGATCGTCGATTGTGTTGATGCCCGACAACACACCCCTTCGCAGAGCAATCGTCAATATCCGGTGGGGAGCGGAAAGTTCAAAGGTCAGTTGACCATTCGGGCTATGTAGAGATCTATGCATATTATAGATTAGACAACGATGTTCGCTCGGTGAATATCTATGGATGTACTTACAGGATCAACGATTTGTTGCTATCACCCTTCTCAGGGTCCACGGAGTTTGTCTTGAGGTTCCTGATGGTCAACTGAACGAAAAACTTGCCGACCGTTGGCGTTCGTTGAATCTCTAAATCACCCCAGACGAGATATGGCAGATGTCGATCGCCCATGCGGCCAGGCATACCGATGGAGCCAGGGCGCAGAGCAGCAACGCGGCCTAAGACCCAAGCGAGTTGATGGCATTCGGCCAATTCGATACACGGTGTCTCTTGTAAATCAAAATCCATCATGTGGAGGATCTCCTAAGTCCCCACACAAGTGCGGCTGGGTGATGATGCTTGATAGGTTTGGATCTTGTACACAGACTGCAAGTAACGCATGATTTCGGTCATCTGCGAGTCCAGCCAGGCACGATTGGGAGGGGTGATGCGTCGGTCGGTATACTTCCGGAGAGCCCAAAAGATCATGTTCCGTCGATAATGAATCAAGACTCGGTAGCTGATGTGTTTGTCGTTGATAGACCGAGGAACACACTTTTCAACGGCGAAAATAAGAAATCGCCGGAGCTGGGACTTGAGTGTGGCAAATGGCTCATGGCCATCGACCGGGTCTGGAAAACAAAGCTTATCGAGGTCATCGTCGCTGAGCTCACTGCTTTTGTGCGAGTCAGTGAGAATGAGTTTAGCCCAGTCTTGATAGAGTTTCAGATGGGAATCCTGCTGCAGCTGTGTTCTTATTGAATGATGTCGAAACCCTTGTGCGAGGTCGTCAAGCTCCTTGGATCGTTGGTTGAGTGAAAACAGCTCGGAATCTTCTGCATCGGGGTCGATCCCCTCCACTCGTCGAAGGAAGTCCCCGAACTGTTCCTTCTTGCGCCCGATTCTGGCCGGCATCGTGCCGATGGGTTATTAAAGATGGCCTTAGTGCGTGTATCGATGTGTGAATGAAGATGGCGGGCGAAGAAAGTTGGTGGGTGAAGAAAGTTGGTAAGTGAAGAAAGTTGGTGGGTTAAGAGAGCTGGAAATAAACACACAACAAACAGGGAGTAAACAGAGCACCCCGCGCTGCTACATTTAAGGACCTGTCCAAATACTGTATGATAAGAATGGCGGGCACCCAGGTAAGTCAATAAATCCAGTAGGCAGATACCTATCTATCGGTAATCCAGCGATATTTAAGCTTCACTCagagtaataaaagaaagggtCATGTTGAGATCTTAGGCGAAGGACAAGCGCATGGATTATAAGCACGGGGATTATAAGCACAGTCGTGTGGCGAATCTCATTAATATCATCTCATGAACAACATATTATTGACCATAGCCACCATCGCTATAACCTTGATGTTATCCGGGACGCCATCATCTACCCACAGCTTATCTAGTTGGCTTGCTGGTTCTGACCATCAACAAAAAGACTGCCCTCAACCACATCATCCCCATCATCATTATCATCATCGGAATCTTGGATGACAGCGCGCGATCGCGTTCGTCGAGCGGGTGTCTTTGGCGCAACTCGCTTGCTGGATCGGTTATGAGGAGTGTTCACCTGGGTCGACTGGCTATCAGTGCCGTCGATGATGTCGGTATGGAAACTCTCGGTGACTGTGACGACCTTTTTCCCCGTTGACTTGTTGGTCCGGTTTCGCTTGCTGAGCTTGATGTAGACATCGATGATCTCCTCATCGTTGAGGCTGGATAGTTTGTTGATGATTGCCTCGTCTAGATGGCCACCCAGCTGGCCTTTGGCAGCCTCGACGAAGGCGGTGGATGAAGTCTGCACATGCTTTGAGCGTCTAACCAAGGGGGTATGGTCAGAGCTCAGAATGAATCGTTCGAAGCAATCATCGAGCGCCGAAAGATTCTCGACGATCTCATCGAAAGCACGGGCACCctggtcctcctcggccaagGCCTCGCTGGCGGGTTGACCGGTCGATGAGCGCCGACTCCCAACAGAAGATCGACGACTGGTTTGGCCGCCTAGCTGGTCGATGGCTCTGTTGCCCTTTCTGTAAATATCGATGGTTAGAGCCTGATGGCGGAAAATGGCGTCAAACACATACCTGACTTGCTGGGCGATGTCGAGCAGCATCTTCTCATGGCTCTGGATGCGAGTTGCCACCTAGTGATTCTGTGAGCGGACAAGCTAAGGTTCACGTAGTAACAATATCCTTACCACCTCCAGGttgttcatgatgatgaggctAGTAACGTCGAGCAGATTGGGGTTGTCAATAGAAAGCCACTGCAAGGTCTGCGTTACGTCGACGTCGGGTGCAGGGACAGCATTCTCGGCGATGGGCTGGTCCTCCTCTGCTTCGGCAGGAATCTCCGCGGGCTCGTCCATCGTCGCAGCCGAGCGAGGCATCCTTGCTGTCAACGGTATGTCGATGTTGGTTGTGAGGTTTGGAGTCCAATGAAGCGATGAGCGAAGGGGAGATCTCGATAAATCGacgagagaaagagaggaacGAGGAGATCGCTCGAGAGATTGTAAACAAACGAGATCTAGGCCTGTTTGTTTTGGCCTACCGTTGATAGATGTGAAAAATCGCCAGCCCTCACCCTCACACTGACCACCAGCTGTCAACCACTGGCGATAGAAGCGAAGCCACACCAAGCAATTTATTTCTCGAGTGGATTCTGAAGTCTTCTGGAATCTTCCCTCACCAATTTTACCCCTCTCTTTCTtgctctttctctctccatCTACAGCCTACAATCTCGCATCAGCGACAAGTGCATCGCCTACCACCCACCACCGATCGGCCCTCGAAGCAAGCTCAGCCCGTGGGCATCACCGTCCTCGAGCCTCTCAGGCGTAATCAACATTCGAAACGGTTAGCATACTGCCCGCAGATCTCCGGCCGGCGAAGTCTAACATCGAGCGAAGGGTTATGGCATCGACTCCGGTGAAGGCTACCGCGGGAGGATTCCCATCTCTGAGCGATGCCACGCTTTCTCAAACTGCAGAGGATCAAGGCGTCCTCAAGGATATTAGAAAGACGTGGCAAAAGCACTACATATACTGGCCGATGAATATCCGATctaccatcatcaacaacctcaaACACGTCCATGCAACCAAATCGAACCGCAAGCAGCCGAGCAGCCACATGATTTGGAAGAATGGTAACTGGAACCTCGGCCATTGGATCATCATGGCTGCTATTTATGGAGCGGGAAAGCTCGgcgggatgaagatgatgctgGAAAAGGATTATCCAGATATCAATTTCGACGAGATGGGGGCCATCGGGGTGGATTCTGATGATTCGGCAAAGGACGATGCTTCGACGGGCCCTGCTGAGTCGACGGATCCTGCTGCTTCAACGACTGCTGGCGCAACAGTGCATACCCCCGAAAACCCCAAGAAGCGAGCCGCCGTCCCCGGCCACCAAGCCCAACGATCATCGCACCGACGAAAGATAACTCATGCGGCCAACCCCCAAGCGATCAACCCTCAGCCGGTCAACCCTCAGCCGGTCAACCCTCAGCCGGTCAACCCTCAAGCGGCCAATCCTCAAGCGGCCAACCCTCAACCGGTCAACCTCCAAGCGATCAACCCTCAAGCGGCATGGAAGCCCCCCAGCTCAAACGAAAATCGACAAGCGTCATACAACGAAGATGGATTCCCAGAGTACGCGGATCATATGGATGACGTTCAGCACAGCGTCGAGGGACCAGCTCAAAGAGAGCAAGACCCTTTCGTGGACACTGCTGAGGAGCATCTCCGACAAGCTCGATTTAACAGACAGATGGACGAAATGGGTGGTCATGATGGACAGCGATCAATACCCCATGGTCAACGAGGCGAGCGCTTCAACTACCAGCGACCCAACTCGGTGATACCATTGCAGTCAATGCAATTCAACGACAACCACTCGCGTTACCCTTCGGCTGACGCTCATCATGAACGAAAACCATCACAGTCGCCTCAATACAATGAACATCCCCCTCGCAACCCCTCGGTCGAGTCTTATCGTGAAGGTGGCCCCGGTGCCTTTTCGACTGCCCAGCGGTTTATATCGCCAGCGCTACCAGCCGTGGCACACACACAGTCGACAATCCACACGAGACAGGTGGCTGAAAGCATCAGTTCATCTCCCAGCCCCTACAGTGAGCCCTTCAAGTTCGAATCATGGGAGTCGGCTACCGAGCCCTCAAAGCAACGCTGGGAAGGGTCACCGGCGCCGTCGAGCAGACCCCCCACAGTCGAGCCATCGATGCCGGCCGCCCATTTCCACAGCCGATCCAGTTTGCAAGAATCACCCAGCTCCAGGTTCAGCAGCCCACTGGCGCAAGGGCCGTTGGTGCCAGGGAATGATTTGCGAAGCCGATCCAGCCAGGGACGATCATCGGCGGCGATTGAAGGTTCTGTCGGAAGTCCCATCAACAATAACATGCGGTCGAGGAGGGGCCACATTCGCTCGAGCGAGGGTGATCCAATGGCCATCGTCCGTCTCCAGAGGGATTTTGATGAGAAAATCTACGCCCTGGAACAGAGGTATGCAGACCAGATGCGATCACTGAGAGCTAAGTGCTCGCGGGAAATCCTCGAGGTGAAGTTTGAGCTCCAAAACCGAATTACATCGCTGGAAGAGAGACTGGTCCATTGCGAGGCTGTGATGGGTGTTTATGACGAATGACTATGGTAATCCCATCGTCTTTATCGGGCTTTATCCTCGTCATCGGTTTTCATTTTTTTATCACCCTCTTTTACGATCGGTATTGACCAGTGCTGGATGGATGCTTTCAGTCATCCGGGGCGGTGGAtagatgatggatgatgggtgATGAATGGGAAATTGAGGGTTAGGGTGGAGGTTTACTTGGTCAGGGCAGACACGGAAGGGTGCTGAAGGCAATGGATCCATGGGTTTCCTGTATGATCAAGTTTACCTGTAATGAGGTAGGTAGTAATGATTTTTTTGGCATCATTAAGTGATCTTTTTCTCTCGGTTCTTGCTTTATATCGCGGTGGGTGATAATAAACAATTATCCCTGGTCTCTTAGTCCCCCTATATTTAACCACCTACTGTTAATagccctatataaatatccattttctaataattaaatataataacatttaaatacttataattttttttataatttttttatattaaaaaatattaaaaagttttttatatgCTCTTTATGGCATCCCCGCTGACGCAGGTCCTTCTGGGATAGGCTTTGTGTGAATTATGTATGTAATGATGAACTGGACTGTCCTCGGTATGTGACGAGGAGTGATGAGGCGTTTGGGGTTTGACTTAGATGGACTCTcaaggatgagatgagatgacaAGATATCGCACGTATGGAGTGCTTTAGTATGAGggacttaattatatagactACGTTACGCCTGAATGGATAATACTATAGCATACGCGGTTTATCAACACAATAGATTTGCATATCAATGAATATAATGCCTAACTGGGTCAATCACACTTCACACATCACGATTGTTCACTAGCAAAGTACTCCAAACCAGACATCCCCATTCACAGATATGTACAGCGAAGGCTAAAAGATGTATATGACAAATAAACAACCCAAAGACGCGGAGCCTAGTCGACGGAACCAAACACTCCACGCAATCATAATCCTGTATCTATCCATctagagagaaaaaagaagaggcgCTTCCCGCACCCATCGTAGGGCCCCATTTGTGCAAAAGAGCCCTGGGTTCGATTCCCAGATTACGCAATAGATCGGGTGTTTGAGACATCGGGATCGTTTCTTTTTGGTGTTACGAATTTttggtggtgttgtgggCGTCAAGGGACAGCCCAGTAGTCGCTCGCCGCATAGGCGTACAAGCACTCACTGGACTCCTTGCTAATCCGGGCTAAAGCCGAGGAAAACCACTGCCGCTGTGCTGGTTCCAACGTGTGCAAACCTGAGGCGAGTGACAAGGGCCAGACAACGAGACTGGCCAAGTAGGGTTGGAAGTTATCTTTCGAAGGCTCCACGCTTCCTTTTGGTGACTTGCGGATGCGACCCAGACAGAAAGGCACAAAAGACGCGAGGGAGTCGGCTGACGAGCCAAGCTGAGACAGGCATTTGAGTGTTGCTGCAGAACTTGGTTGTGGTGCGAGATGAAGTATCTGGAGTCGGGTGTGAGAAACCAGCATCCGGATGGCGTAGTATTCGTTCCACACTGCAGTGTATCCAAGTCTTGCACAAGTCGAGACAGTGCTGGAGTGAAAATCGTCTTGTGAATAATCGCAAGGCTCTGGCGGAGGGTGTTTGGTGTACGACCACTTGCTTGGAAGCCGAGTAGACCAACCTTGCATTTCCTGATCAAGTCTGCGGAAATCGTCAACCAAACTTTCGACTTGCTGAGCAACCAATATCCCGTTCTGTGATGATTGTTTCAGTTCCAGATACTTGTGGCGCAGATCAATGAACTGAATCGTCAAATGGTCAAACTCCAATGCCAGGTCCCTCTCACCAAACACACCGCCATCCCCTAACCAGTGGGGAAGCGGTTGCTCGCGTAACAAACAAGATTTGATTAGTTTCCTTCTAGTCTGCCTTATGATTGCTGTCGGAGTGTAACGGTGTCGATTGTCGAACCAGATTTTCAGAATTGCTGCCGCACCATCGATATGGAACCATACTTTGACCTCCTTGAGAGGCTCCAAGTCGGCCTCATCGCCGTGGTTTTGCACAAATGCCTCGTATCGGGCCATGAAGTGGGCCCCCAGTAGGTACTCGTCGATCTCGTCCGAGCTCGCATTTCCACTGCTGAGGCGTGGGATACGGTTCTGCATGTGTCGAAGCAGACTGAGGTATGATTTTGACGCCTCAGCGGCAGCAGGTCGACAGTTTTGAAAACGAGCAAAGACTGAAAGCGCCACAGCAGAAAAGGCCAAGTCAACAATGGGTGAGGTCTTCCCCTCTGCCTTCCATTCGTGGAGACATTCGGCCCATGTCGTGACCACGCCGGGCATGTCCCGGAAGACTTGAAAGTGATTCTGGACATAGTACGCGTGGGCACGGGTCTTGAGATCCAAATTGGCGTTTATTGGAACAAGGCTAGACCGGGGTCCTCTTGGTCTCCTCTTATCTCCGGCGGCGTACTGGTTCTCAATGTGGATGGCaaactgctgctgcttggcaGCGTCGGCCTCGACGCAAGTTCGGCGAGATTTGATGCATTTCTGACAAATGGGCTTTGCTCCGTCACACTATTTTCCTATTAGCTTCTCAGTCGAAAATTGGGGCCAAATCACTTGCCTTGATGCGCCGCGTCTTGCAAGTTTGACATGATGAGTTTGATTGCATGCTCAAGTTTGTGTCGAGGATAAGAGGAAGGTTGTTTGAAAGTCTCCGAGATGATACCAAAACCCCTGTCACTGTCTCAGGCTGCTGAGTAAAAGACGGACTAGTCCTGATTTGGCGAAACCCTGCGAGAACTACCAAACCCTTGTCTGCATTGATCATCTCAGAGCTTGGAGCTAATCTGCTTCCGACGAAACCTCACGAGGTGTAAATGGCCCAAGGCGCCTTTTTACGTGAATTAGTAAAGCAAAGATGCGATATTCGGCAATTTTCCAAGATTTTTTTGTCCGTCGTTCGGACGAACAAGTCGCCCAATACTGCCTATTAAAAGCATCTCAGTTCCCTCCTCTCGCTCCCATATGTCCCCCTCGTTATCGATTCATCCCCTACACTAGACTCTTCTTTTCACACAATGGCCAAGAGTTTTGTCATTCTAGGCGCCGGCCTTACTGGCCTTCCTCTGGCTCACTATGTTCTCAAACATTTTGCCACCAAACACGACCTCAAAGTCATCCTCGTCTCGCGATCCGACGAGTTCTATTGGAACATAGCAACTCCACGGGCTGCTATACCCGGCCAGTTCACAGATGATCAAGTCTTTTTCTCAATCCCCAAGGTCTTTTCGAAGTATCCTTCTCAGAGATTTGAGTTTGTTCTTGGGAATGTTGAGGCCTGGGACCCTAACGAGAACTCGGTCGCCCTGAACCAGACTAATGGGCAAACACGGGTGCTTCACTACGATACTATTATTGTAGCCACTGGCAGCGACTACGTCGATAACATGCCTTGGAAGCTAGTCGGAACACCCCAGGAAACCCGTGACTCCCTTGCCAAATTACGGGATGCAGTGGACAAGGCCAAATCAATCGTCGTGGGTGGCGGAGGTCCGACGGGCGTTGAATTTGCTGGTGAACTTGGCCATGAGTATGCAAGGACAGGCAAGAAGGAGGTGGCACTAGTCATCACCGATAAACTCCCCCTCGAGTCCAAAAACCTTGAGGCGACACGACAggcagccaagaaggagctcgaaaagctcaaggtcaaggtcattACCAGTGCCAGGATCACAAACACCACCCACAAGACCGGAGGAGGAAGTATTTTGGAACTAACAAAGCCTGACGGTACCAAGGAGATGCTCGAAACGGACTTGTTCGTGCCTACTTGGGGCGTCACCTTCAACACCTCATTTGCACCTTCTGTCCTACTCGAACCAAACGGCCGCCTCAAAGTGACATCTTCTCTCCGCGCTCCAGGCTACGACAACGTCTTTCTCGCTGGCGATGCCGCCAATGCCGACTCGTACGCTGCCACGATCAGGGAACCTCAGGTGCGCTATCTTGCCACTGCGATCGGTCAGTACCTTGCTGGAGTCAAGGTGCAAGACTACTCTCCAGAAACAAAGGTTGGTCTGGCTGCTTCGGTTGGGCCCAGTCGTGGAGTTGGCCAGATGGGAAACTTTAACATGTGGAGTTTTCTTGTGTGGTATTTCAAGGCTCGGCATATGTGCACGAATGTTGCTGCCGAGTATGCGGCGGGCGAGAGTCTCATCTTGGGGTCGTTTTGAGTTTTCCAGTTTTATTGTATTTAGTCTATTTCAGTCAAGACAAATTGGCGGTGATTTTATTTTAGTTAAATTCAATCAATCATATCTTGGACTCTCTGCTTGTCTCGAACGCAGTGCACTCAATCTCAACATCAGTACCCAGGGGCAGCTCGAACACGGCCACGCAAGTTCTCGCCTATTGGATGTTAGCCAGAGGTCTCACATAAGTCATCGTTCGTATGGTACTCACCGGCTTGGGGGCCTCGGTAAAGAACTCGTCGTACGCCTCGTTGACAAGAGCAAAGTCGGCCATCTTGGTGATGAAAATGTTCACCTTGACAACGTTCTGAAGGCTGCTGCCAGCCTCCTTAAGCACGGCCTCGATGTTCTTGAGAGCTTGTCTCTACCCAAACAATTAGCCTCGTTTTTTTAAACACGGCGCTTCCACTCACCGTTCGGTCCTTGACCGTTCCCTCAACTAGCTCAAGCTTCTTGCCAGGGATAGCGCCGATGTTTCCAGAGCAGAAGATCAGGCCATTGTGCTTAATGGCTTGGGAGAACTGGGGCAGAGGCGCCGGCGCAGCTTCGGTGAATACAGCTTGCTTTTGAGAAGACATTTTGAATATGATTGTCGGTGAAGTAGTTGACAGTTCCAAGATGAGTCAAGGGAGAGCAAGGTTGAGCTGATTATTGAAGCGGTCATCTGCGGGGAACTCAGCTCGGCGTCAACTTCTAGCCTCCGACCATAGTCCAACTCA
This region of Fusarium falciforme chromosome 5, complete sequence genomic DNA includes:
- a CDS encoding Pyr-redox-2 domain-containing protein, giving the protein MAKSFVILGAGLTGLPLAHYVLKHFATKHDLKVILVSRSDEFYWNIATPRAAIPGQFTDDQVFFSIPKVFSKYPSQRFEFVLGNVEAWDPNENSVALNQTNGQTRVLHYDTIIVATGSDYVDNMPWKLVGTPQETRDSLAKLRDAVDKAKSIVVGGGGPTGVEFAGELGHEYARTGKKEVALVITDKLPLESKNLEATRQAAKKELEKLKVKVITSARITNTTHKTGGGSILELTKPDGTKEMLETDLFVPTWGVTFNTSFAPSVLLEPNGRLKVTSSLRAPGYDNVFLAGDAANADSYAATIREPQVRYLATAIGQYLAGVKVQDYSPETKVGLAASVGPSRGVGQMGNFNMWSFLVWYFKARHMCTNVAAEYAAGESLILGSF
- a CDS encoding Zn(2)-C6 fungal-type domain-containing protein, producing the protein MQSNSSCQTCKTRRIKCDGAKPICQKCIKSRRTCVEADAAKQQQFAIHIENQYAAGDKRRPRGPRSSLVPINANLDLKTRAHAYYVQNHFQVFRDMPGVVTTWAECLHEWKAEGKTSPIVDLAFSAVALSVFARFQNCRPAAAEASKSYLSLLRHMQNRIPRLSSGNASSDEIDEYLLGAHFMARYEAFVQNHGDEADLEPLKEVKQS